The Acidicapsa acidisoli genome contains a region encoding:
- a CDS encoding PP2C family protein-serine/threonine phosphatase, with product MATAVVRYTAAAITDRGRKRASNEDAFGYSVEHGVYLVCDGMGGAAAGEIASSLAVEEVLRLVTEKREARRDPQNSQTRSGHTQNGTSAGPIPKIAEEAVVAANEAIHSRSQRNLRLSGMGTTLVGLLAGLPDEEPRVWILNVGDSRCYRLRNGHIQLCTHDHSLVEEQVRLGRMTRAEAARSPLRNVITRALGTQKYVTPDVIEAEVEPGDLFLLCSDGLSRELSDEKIESLLNTPTLSSESSPAQLEELCSRLIQAANKAGGHDNITCLIVRVD from the coding sequence GTGGCCACCGCAGTAGTGCGATACACCGCCGCAGCAATCACCGATCGTGGCCGCAAGCGTGCCTCCAACGAGGATGCCTTCGGCTATTCGGTCGAACACGGCGTCTACCTCGTCTGTGACGGCATGGGCGGAGCCGCTGCTGGCGAAATCGCCAGCTCCCTGGCCGTCGAAGAAGTCCTCCGGCTTGTCACAGAAAAAAGAGAAGCCCGCCGCGATCCCCAAAACTCCCAAACCCGGTCCGGCCACACCCAGAATGGAACTTCTGCAGGCCCAATTCCCAAAATCGCCGAAGAAGCCGTTGTAGCCGCCAACGAAGCCATCCACTCCCGCAGCCAGCGCAATCTGCGCCTGAGCGGCATGGGCACCACCCTGGTCGGCCTGCTTGCCGGCCTGCCCGACGAAGAACCCCGCGTCTGGATCCTCAATGTCGGCGACAGCCGCTGCTACCGTCTCCGCAATGGCCACATTCAGCTCTGCACCCACGATCATTCCCTCGTGGAAGAGCAAGTCCGCCTCGGCCGCATGACCCGCGCCGAAGCCGCTCGCTCGCCGCTGCGCAACGTCATCACCCGCGCCCTCGGCACTCAGAAATATGTGACTCCTGACGTAATCGAAGCCGAAGTAGAGCCCGGCGACCTCTTCCTGCTCTGCTCCGACGGCCTCTCCCGCGAACTGAGCGACGAAAAGATCGAGTCCCTGCTGAACACACCCACCCTCAGCTCCGAATCCAGTCCAGCCCAGCTCGAAGAACTATGTTCCCGCCTCATTCAGGCAGCCAACAAAGCCGGTGGCCACGACAACATCACCTGCCTCATCGTCCGTGTGGACTGA
- a CDS encoding S8 family peptidase, which yields MPHWMKPLACALFLFASMLFYRASAQEAAAKKKVTSDADLPRISYPLTGSASDLLAADDATFDAFTRKVTADIDSILASYQIDDKPTLRGYLLAKFNAQILAGDPKGALATINKVRDLEEKPEARITDGILSRPLLNAWIETGSSSGPAFASTFLANFQKEVNALPWAAVQDTVKELKASFQIMSPSLFAGSYKANVDPQVAKTGSIDYSAAVNLLSSRVVVKFQLPLKEQIEAVLVPYIQAHTEKKPDIWATREVTLTETEKLTPVRIGIWDSGVDTALYPKQLFTDPSPGVFGPHGLAFDLDGKPYVADLQPLTAEQTSLYPKALELEQGMDDAQNSIDSPAADAARKYLSTTPPDQLAPFLKQLNFLGQYMHGTHVAGIAVRGNPAARLVVLEFNDGLPDLPFAPTEEWANRFKADFLQLGNYVREHNVRVVNMSWADSQSEIEQWLNKTSTEKDPELRKQFAAKIYRIWKEAVEGAIRSAPNTLFVCAAGNSDSNPGFLGDVPASLKEPNLLTVGAVDQAGEETSFTSYGPTVVLDADGFQVESFVPGGTRMKFSGTSMASPNVANLAAKLIAIDPSLTPEKVIALMEKAADPSPDGRRHLINPKATVALLKNQAQ from the coding sequence ATGCCCCATTGGATGAAGCCACTAGCTTGTGCCCTGTTTCTGTTTGCGTCCATGCTTTTCTATCGGGCCTCAGCACAGGAAGCAGCCGCGAAGAAAAAGGTAACCAGCGACGCCGATCTCCCCCGAATCAGCTATCCGCTGACCGGCAGCGCCAGCGATCTTCTCGCAGCCGACGACGCCACCTTCGACGCCTTCACCCGCAAAGTAACCGCCGACATCGATTCCATCCTGGCCAGTTATCAGATCGACGACAAGCCCACACTGCGCGGCTATCTCCTGGCAAAATTCAACGCGCAAATCCTTGCCGGCGACCCAAAAGGTGCACTTGCCACCATCAACAAAGTCCGCGATCTTGAGGAGAAGCCTGAAGCCAGAATCACGGACGGCATCCTCTCTCGTCCGTTGCTCAATGCGTGGATCGAAACTGGCTCCAGCAGCGGTCCCGCATTTGCGAGCACCTTCCTTGCCAACTTTCAAAAGGAAGTCAACGCGCTTCCATGGGCCGCAGTGCAGGATACCGTGAAGGAGCTCAAAGCATCCTTTCAAATCATGTCGCCATCCCTCTTTGCCGGTAGCTACAAGGCTAACGTGGACCCGCAAGTGGCCAAAACCGGTAGCATTGACTACTCTGCCGCCGTCAATCTGTTGAGTTCGCGAGTCGTCGTCAAGTTTCAATTGCCATTAAAAGAGCAGATCGAAGCCGTCCTCGTCCCTTACATTCAGGCGCATACAGAGAAAAAACCGGATATCTGGGCCACGCGGGAAGTAACCCTTACCGAGACAGAAAAGTTGACTCCAGTGCGCATCGGCATCTGGGACTCCGGCGTCGACACCGCCCTCTATCCGAAGCAGCTCTTCACCGACCCATCCCCGGGAGTTTTCGGCCCCCACGGCCTGGCGTTCGATCTGGACGGAAAGCCCTACGTTGCCGATCTGCAGCCCCTCACCGCGGAGCAAACCAGTCTTTACCCCAAGGCCCTGGAACTGGAGCAGGGAATGGACGACGCCCAGAACAGCATCGATTCCCCTGCCGCAGACGCAGCCCGCAAATACCTATCCACCACGCCGCCCGACCAGCTCGCGCCATTCCTGAAGCAGTTGAATTTCCTCGGCCAGTATATGCACGGTACCCACGTCGCCGGAATCGCCGTGCGCGGCAATCCCGCAGCCCGCCTCGTCGTCCTTGAGTTCAACGACGGGCTCCCTGATCTGCCTTTCGCGCCCACCGAAGAGTGGGCCAATCGCTTCAAAGCCGATTTCCTCCAGTTAGGCAACTACGTCCGCGAACACAACGTCCGCGTCGTCAACATGAGCTGGGCCGATAGCCAGAGCGAGATCGAGCAGTGGCTGAATAAGACCAGCACCGAAAAAGACCCTGAGTTGCGGAAACAGTTCGCCGCGAAGATCTACCGCATCTGGAAAGAAGCCGTCGAAGGCGCAATCCGGAGCGCGCCCAACACGCTCTTCGTCTGCGCCGCAGGCAACTCCGACAGCAATCCCGGCTTCCTCGGCGACGTCCCCGCCTCCCTCAAAGAGCCCAATCTCCTCACCGTGGGCGCCGTCGATCAGGCAGGCGAAGAGACATCCTTCACCAGCTACGGCCCAACCGTAGTTCTCGACGCCGACGGCTTTCAGGTCGAAAGCTTCGTCCCCGGCGGAACCCGCATGAAGTTCTCAGGCACTTCCATGGCCTCGCCCAACGTAGCTAATCTGGCCGCCAAGCTGATAGCAATCGACCCATCCTTAACCCCAGAAAAAGTCATAGCCCTGATGGAGAAAGCCGCAGACCCCAGCCCAGACGGCCGCCGCCACCTGATCAATCCCAAAGCCACAGTAGCGCTGCTAAAGAATCAGGCCCAGTGA
- a CDS encoding 3-hydroxybutyryl-CoA dehydrogenase translates to MSPIQTVAIIGAGTMGGGIAHIFARSGFAVLLCDIDQTLLDKSLARIRTNLGREAAKGKLTSDEVEAAAARIHLITDRDQLSQAEFAIEAASERLEIKSELFRSLDTILPPSAILATNTSSISITKLAAQTNRPTQVIGMHFFNPVPVMALVEIIHGLQTSQTTFETVRDLAVRLGKTPIEVNDSPGFVSNRVLMPLINEAAFTVMEGIATAEAVDQVFQLGMAHPMGPLTLADFIGLDVCVDILRVLHQGLGDPKYRPCPLLVRMVDAGWLGRKSGRGFYTY, encoded by the coding sequence ATGTCCCCCATCCAAACAGTAGCCATAATCGGCGCAGGCACCATGGGCGGCGGCATCGCCCACATCTTCGCCCGCTCCGGTTTTGCTGTCCTCCTCTGTGACATCGACCAAACCCTCCTCGACAAATCTCTAGCCCGCATACGCACCAACCTCGGCAGGGAAGCCGCCAAAGGCAAGCTCACCTCTGACGAAGTCGAAGCCGCCGCTGCCCGCATTCACCTCATCACCGACCGCGACCAGCTCTCCCAAGCCGAATTCGCAATCGAAGCCGCGAGCGAGCGCCTCGAAATCAAGTCCGAGCTATTCCGTTCCCTCGACACAATCCTCCCGCCGTCCGCAATCCTCGCCACCAACACCAGTTCCATCTCCATCACCAAACTAGCCGCCCAGACAAACCGGCCCACGCAGGTCATCGGGATGCACTTCTTCAACCCCGTCCCAGTCATGGCCCTCGTCGAAATCATTCACGGCCTGCAAACCAGCCAAACCACCTTCGAAACCGTTCGCGATCTAGCCGTTCGTCTCGGCAAAACACCCATCGAAGTCAACGATTCCCCCGGCTTCGTTTCCAATCGCGTTCTCATGCCGCTTATCAACGAAGCCGCCTTCACCGTCATGGAAGGCATCGCAACCGCCGAAGCCGTCGATCAGGTCTTCCAACTAGGCATGGCTCACCCCATGGGGCCACTCACCCTTGCGGATTTCATCGGCCTCGACGTCTGCGTCGACATTCTTCGCGTCTTGCATCAAGGCCTCGGCGACCCCAAATACCGCCCCTGCCCGCTCCTCGTTCGCATGGTCGACGCAGGCTGGCTGGGCCGCAAATCCGGCCGCGGCTTTTACACCTATTAA
- a CDS encoding dihydroorotate dehydrogenase, whose translation MKPDMTVRFAGVELANPIIAASGTFGYGIEFEEIVGLEAIGAFVTKGLSLEPMAGNQAPRIVQTAAGMLNAIGLQNIGVVEFIEKKLPQLTRYPKAKCIVNVFGNKVTDYVQVIERLNDAPGIVAYELNVSCPNVHEGGMTFGADAGALEYLVARAKAASKRPLIVKLSPNVTSVAQMARIAALAGADAISLVNTFLGMAIDAETRQPTIRNVTGGLSGPAIKPIALRMVYETAKAVSVPILGMGGIVTAEDAVEFLLAGATAVQAGTASYADPRAVERLVTGLTSWCRGHSVERVSSLTGGLTIPWQG comes from the coding sequence TTGAAGCCTGATATGACAGTGCGGTTTGCCGGTGTGGAGCTGGCGAACCCGATTATTGCCGCTAGCGGCACGTTTGGCTATGGGATCGAGTTCGAGGAGATTGTCGGGCTCGAAGCGATTGGGGCGTTTGTCACCAAGGGGCTGTCGCTGGAGCCGATGGCGGGTAATCAGGCGCCGCGTATTGTGCAGACTGCGGCGGGGATGCTGAACGCCATCGGGTTGCAGAATATCGGCGTGGTGGAGTTTATCGAGAAAAAGCTGCCGCAGCTTACGCGATATCCAAAGGCGAAGTGCATTGTGAATGTCTTTGGGAACAAGGTCACGGATTATGTGCAGGTGATCGAGCGGCTCAATGATGCGCCGGGGATTGTGGCTTATGAGCTGAATGTCTCCTGCCCCAATGTGCATGAAGGTGGGATGACATTTGGGGCGGATGCCGGGGCGTTGGAATATCTGGTGGCGCGGGCCAAGGCTGCTTCGAAGAGGCCGCTGATTGTGAAGCTTTCGCCGAATGTGACTTCCGTGGCGCAGATGGCACGGATTGCGGCGCTGGCGGGGGCGGATGCGATCTCGCTGGTGAACACCTTTCTGGGGATGGCGATCGATGCTGAGACACGGCAGCCGACTATTCGCAATGTGACGGGCGGACTCTCAGGGCCGGCGATCAAGCCGATTGCGCTGCGGATGGTGTATGAGACCGCGAAGGCGGTTTCGGTGCCGATTCTGGGGATGGGCGGGATTGTTACGGCGGAGGATGCCGTCGAGTTTCTGCTGGCCGGGGCTACGGCGGTGCAGGCGGGAACGGCGAGTTATGCCGATCCGCGGGCGGTGGAGCGGCTGGTGACGGGGTTGACTTCCTGGTGCCGCGGGCATTCGGTGGAGCGGGTTTCGTCGCTTACGGGTGGGTTGACGATTCCGTGGCAAGGTTAG
- the holA gene encoding DNA polymerase III subunit delta yields the protein MSTSRPGVGFAAADRFTADIAAAATNNSALKPGYVLVGDETFLYERCRKAVLKAFVPEDLRDFCLSELDLTEHSIFEILDRARTPSLMAPFQVVFVRNLKQLYTRGAKKDEFAEINRYFASPNPQALILFIADHLRIPADPRRMDMEDKNRFERLRETLGDHCGIVELARVEDSDAMRWVAATAQEQGTKMDPDAVRELVDALGSDMMLIASELEKLLLFSYGRGRITLGDVETMVLSAKQRSLYELTDAISAKDRPRALALLHGLLNSSEAGEEAAIGHLYMLARTFRQMLVILEKNVRDSRAIWQALWQGFRMPPFAADDLIRQARRYKSRRDLSRALRLIARADLELRSSPPDKRLVLERLIYDLASEPKPFTPAYISPQLTFEG from the coding sequence ATGAGCACATCGCGTCCCGGAGTCGGCTTCGCCGCCGCAGACCGCTTCACCGCCGATATCGCCGCCGCAGCCACCAATAACAGCGCGCTTAAACCCGGCTACGTCCTCGTCGGCGACGAAACCTTCCTCTACGAGCGCTGCCGCAAAGCCGTCCTCAAAGCCTTCGTCCCCGAAGACCTGCGCGACTTCTGCCTCTCTGAACTCGACCTGACCGAGCATTCCATCTTCGAAATCCTGGATCGCGCCCGCACCCCGTCTCTCATGGCGCCATTCCAGGTCGTCTTCGTCCGCAACCTCAAGCAGCTCTACACCCGCGGCGCAAAAAAAGACGAGTTCGCCGAAATCAACCGCTACTTCGCGTCGCCCAACCCGCAGGCGCTCATTCTGTTCATCGCCGACCACCTGCGCATCCCCGCCGACCCGCGGCGCATGGACATGGAAGACAAAAATCGCTTCGAGCGCCTGCGCGAAACCCTCGGTGACCACTGCGGCATTGTCGAGCTGGCCCGCGTCGAAGACTCCGATGCCATGCGCTGGGTCGCCGCCACCGCTCAGGAGCAGGGCACAAAGATGGACCCCGACGCTGTCCGCGAACTCGTCGACGCCCTCGGCTCCGACATGATGCTCATCGCCTCCGAACTAGAAAAGCTTCTGCTCTTCAGCTACGGTCGCGGCCGCATCACCCTCGGTGACGTGGAAACCATGGTCTTGAGCGCCAAGCAGCGCTCTTTATACGAACTCACAGACGCCATCAGCGCCAAGGACCGCCCCCGCGCTCTGGCTCTGCTGCATGGCTTGTTGAATAGTTCCGAGGCTGGCGAAGAAGCCGCTATTGGCCATCTCTATATGCTGGCTCGCACCTTCCGCCAGATGCTTGTAATTTTAGAGAAGAACGTCCGTGATTCCCGAGCCATCTGGCAGGCGCTCTGGCAAGGCTTCCGAATGCCGCCCTTCGCCGCCGATGATTTGATCCGTCAGGCCCGCCGTTACAAGAGCCGCCGCGATCTGAGCCGCGCCTTGCGCCTAATCGCCCGCGCCGACCTCGAACTCCGCTCCTCGCCACCCGACAAGCGCCTCGTTCTGGAGCGCCTGATTTACGATCTGGCCAGCGAACCCAAGCCCTTCACGCCCGCCTATATCTCGCCGCAACTTACGTTTGAAGGCTAA
- the lptE gene encoding LPS assembly lipoprotein LptE: MRRSAVLISIAAFLLGLTACGYHAVGSATHLPPGTKTLAVPVFATRTNSNRTEIEMTTAVIREFATRTRLVVTPNDNSDADATLHGTILSQTVAPLNYNSQTQQSSSYLITLVAAVTLKARDGRVLYQNNNYVFRQEYQATTDLPSFLDESPAAVQRLSRDFARALVADVLESF; the protein is encoded by the coding sequence ATGCGCAGGTCCGCCGTCCTTATCTCCATCGCTGCATTTCTCCTCGGCCTGACCGCCTGTGGCTACCACGCCGTCGGTTCCGCCACCCACCTGCCGCCCGGTACAAAGACCCTCGCCGTTCCCGTCTTCGCGACCCGAACCAATTCCAACCGCACCGAAATCGAAATGACCACGGCAGTCATTCGCGAATTCGCCACGCGCACCCGCCTCGTCGTCACTCCCAACGACAACTCCGATGCCGACGCCACTCTCCACGGCACCATCCTGAGCCAGACCGTCGCTCCACTGAACTACAACTCCCAGACGCAGCAGTCTTCGAGCTACCTGATCACCCTCGTAGCCGCCGTTACTCTCAAGGCGCGCGACGGCCGCGTCCTTTACCAGAACAACAACTACGTCTTCCGCCAGGAATATCAGGCCACCACCGATCTACCCAGCTTCCTCGACGAAAGCCCAGCCGCCGTCCAGCGTCTCTCCCGCGACTTCGCCCGCGCCCTCGTTGCGGATGTTCTGGAAAGCTTTTGA
- a CDS encoding MBL fold metallo-hydrolase: MVRFTVLASGSKGNSSIVSCTPGTGGSTRVLVDAGLSCRELFRRMKQVGEDPSTLDAILVTHEHQDHINGLAVTARKLGIPVYFTEATHRAWVRQVTPQKRITYAEWAQQYREQKQAAEAANILSEPSHSATNGEINLSAEGYGLQPVHNTHATTGALAPEVSLSPAQEIALQACADLNPPSETVTEAPKPNPAHLPSVSYFRPGETFSIGDLSISPFTIPHDAADPVGFVFTAEGIRLAIATDLGYMPPNVQAQLRRCDLIMLESNHDLEMLRDGPYPWSVKQRVLSRVGHLSNAAASAFLEETYDGTATYLILAHLSESNNLPELARLAAERALVSKPNLLANRLYLASQDEPLDPVCF, translated from the coding sequence ATGGTGCGTTTCACCGTCCTCGCCTCGGGCTCAAAAGGGAACAGCTCGATCGTCTCCTGCACCCCCGGCACGGGCGGTTCCACACGTGTTCTCGTAGACGCGGGACTCAGTTGCCGCGAGCTATTCCGCCGCATGAAGCAGGTCGGCGAAGACCCCAGCACCCTCGACGCCATCCTCGTCACCCACGAGCACCAGGACCACATCAACGGCCTCGCCGTCACCGCCCGCAAGCTCGGCATCCCCGTCTACTTCACCGAAGCCACCCATCGCGCCTGGGTTCGCCAGGTAACCCCACAAAAACGCATTACCTACGCCGAATGGGCCCAGCAATACCGCGAACAAAAGCAGGCCGCCGAAGCCGCAAATATCCTATCTGAACCAAGCCATAGCGCTACGAACGGCGAAATAAACCTATCCGCTGAAGGGTACGGGCTTCAGCCCGTACATAACACCCATGCAACGACCGGGGCTTTAGCCCCCGAGGTAAGCTTGTCCCCTGCCCAGGAAATCGCTCTTCAAGCCTGCGCCGACCTGAATCCGCCGTCGGAAACAGTCACCGAGGCGCCAAAACCTAATCCCGCCCATCTTCCCAGCGTCTCCTACTTCCGCCCCGGCGAAACCTTCTCCATCGGCGACCTCAGCATCAGCCCCTTCACCATCCCTCATGACGCCGCCGACCCCGTCGGGTTCGTCTTCACCGCCGAAGGTATCCGCCTCGCCATCGCCACCGACCTCGGCTACATGCCGCCCAACGTCCAGGCCCAGCTCCGCCGCTGCGACCTCATCATGCTCGAGTCCAACCACGACCTCGAAATGCTCCGCGACGGGCCGTACCCATGGTCAGTCAAGCAGCGTGTGCTGTCCCGCGTCGGCCATCTCTCCAACGCCGCCGCCTCCGCGTTCCTCGAAGAGACATACGACGGCACGGCGACCTACCTGATCCTCGCCCATCTGTCCGAAAGCAACAATCTGCCCGAGCTGGCCCGCCTCGCCGCCGAACGCGCACTCGTCTCCAAACCGAACCTGCTCGCCAACCGTCTCTACCTCGCCAGCCAGGACGAGCCACTCGATCCTGTTTGCTTTTGA
- a CDS encoding DMT family transporter yields MDQERTQQGRTPRNLNWLGYGACAMAGCLWGTGFFFGKLALREMGVGHMVLYRFLFASLGMLPIAWTARPRREFQNGLVGTIRPAWTAREIGVLLLSAVLGIPIQFLLQFEGLARTTVSHASLMVGTMPVLLALGATIFAGERLDWVGWLALGGSTVGAALIVLGGHEAGAAGVAPSLTGDLLVVLSLTIALGWILMNKSLMLVHGPLAVTAYGILAGTLMLAAWVIAVDGPPPVARVSMTAWLALAASGVLCTATTTLLWNWGIHHVPASRAGVFLNIEPALGSVLGVELLGDKLGPFAWVGGGLILAAAVTLTARGHDFDPEVLLD; encoded by the coding sequence ATGGATCAGGAACGGACACAACAGGGACGGACACCACGCAATTTGAACTGGCTGGGGTATGGCGCGTGCGCCATGGCAGGCTGCCTTTGGGGGACAGGATTTTTCTTTGGAAAGCTGGCGCTACGCGAGATGGGCGTGGGGCATATGGTGCTGTACCGGTTTCTGTTTGCCAGCCTGGGCATGCTGCCTATCGCCTGGACGGCGAGGCCGAGGCGCGAGTTCCAAAACGGGTTGGTGGGAACGATAAGACCGGCCTGGACGGCGCGAGAGATTGGTGTGCTGCTGTTGTCGGCGGTGCTGGGGATTCCGATCCAGTTTCTGTTGCAGTTTGAGGGACTGGCGCGGACGACGGTGAGCCACGCTTCGCTAATGGTGGGAACGATGCCGGTGCTGCTGGCGCTGGGGGCAACGATCTTTGCTGGAGAGCGGCTGGACTGGGTGGGATGGCTCGCGCTGGGCGGTTCGACGGTAGGGGCGGCGTTGATTGTATTGGGCGGGCATGAGGCCGGAGCTGCCGGTGTTGCTCCGTCGCTGACCGGGGATTTACTGGTGGTGCTCTCGCTGACGATCGCGCTGGGATGGATCTTGATGAACAAGAGCCTGATGCTGGTGCATGGGCCGCTGGCGGTGACGGCATACGGAATCCTGGCAGGAACTCTGATGCTGGCAGCCTGGGTGATTGCGGTGGATGGTCCGCCGCCGGTGGCTAGGGTAAGCATGACGGCGTGGCTGGCGCTGGCAGCGAGCGGGGTACTGTGTACGGCGACAACAACCCTGCTTTGGAACTGGGGAATACATCATGTTCCGGCGAGCCGGGCCGGGGTGTTCCTGAACATTGAACCGGCACTTGGTTCGGTGCTGGGCGTGGAGCTGCTGGGTGACAAACTGGGGCCGTTTGCGTGGGTCGGGGGTGGGCTGATTCTGGCCGCGGCAGTTACTCTAACGGCTCGGGGGCATGACTTTGACCCGGAAGTACTATTGGATTAA
- a CDS encoding bacteriohemerythrin, producing MASLMWNHSCSVGVQAMDNQHGILLDALNELRTALLKGTESKVVRAMLARVSELMRLHAESEERLLALYDYPGLAAHKAEHQRLLGRLAQFDVRFEQRQSGAVYELVEYLRKWFTNHTGVSGQKYGPWLQKCGVQ from the coding sequence ATGGCTTCTCTCATGTGGAATCACTCCTGCAGCGTTGGCGTGCAGGCAATGGACAATCAGCACGGTATTTTGTTGGATGCTTTGAATGAGCTTCGAACGGCTTTGCTGAAGGGCACCGAGTCAAAGGTAGTGCGAGCGATGCTGGCGCGAGTCTCCGAGCTGATGCGGCTCCATGCGGAGAGCGAAGAGCGTCTGCTGGCGCTTTATGACTATCCTGGGCTGGCTGCGCACAAGGCAGAACATCAGAGACTGCTGGGACGGCTGGCACAGTTTGATGTTCGCTTTGAACAGCGGCAGTCGGGCGCGGTGTATGAGCTGGTGGAGTATCTGCGGAAGTGGTTTACGAATCACACGGGTGTTTCCGGGCAGAAATATGGGCCGTGGCTGCAGAAGTGCGGCGTGCAGTAG
- a CDS encoding alginate lyase family protein — protein MKPTAIDRRLFCRGLATLAGSAGITSWARPVLMGEKAGYGLVAQTDRLRILKAANAAMDFEPATITSFPSSKSPGGVHDYFSQADYFWPDPKNPDGPYVNRDGQSNPDNFNDHRKAMIALSIRVPALTAAWMLTRDKRYGERACAHLLAWFVTPATRMNPNLEFSQGVHGVSTGRSYGIIDTLHLVEVARAASIVAPAMLSAEESAALKSWFRSYLEWMKTSDKGRTERDALNNHATCWALQASEFARLIGDSETREQVHRQYTDVLLPGQLGVDGSFPKELVRTKPYSYSIFNFDVMAALCQSLKGTGTDLFSFRLADGRGICKAAEFLYPYLKDKSGWPYAKDVEHFDALPVRSPGLLFAGLACDRQQYIALWKTLNPDPEDAEIIRNYPVRQPLLWV, from the coding sequence GTGAAGCCAACTGCTATCGACCGAAGGTTGTTCTGCCGGGGGCTCGCGACTCTCGCGGGTTCTGCGGGAATTACCTCCTGGGCTCGGCCTGTGCTAATGGGCGAGAAGGCCGGGTATGGGCTGGTCGCGCAAACCGACCGCTTGCGAATCCTCAAAGCTGCCAACGCGGCTATGGATTTCGAGCCGGCGACGATCACATCGTTCCCGTCGAGCAAGAGTCCGGGCGGCGTGCATGATTATTTTTCTCAGGCGGACTATTTCTGGCCCGATCCGAAGAATCCGGATGGGCCTTACGTCAATCGGGATGGGCAGAGCAATCCGGACAATTTCAATGACCATCGCAAGGCGATGATCGCGTTGTCGATCCGAGTGCCTGCGCTTACGGCCGCGTGGATGCTGACGCGGGATAAGCGATACGGAGAGCGCGCCTGTGCACATCTTCTGGCGTGGTTTGTTACACCGGCCACGCGGATGAATCCGAATCTGGAGTTTTCGCAGGGAGTGCATGGGGTTTCGACTGGCCGCTCTTACGGGATCATCGACACGCTGCATCTGGTGGAAGTAGCACGCGCGGCGAGTATTGTGGCTCCTGCGATGCTTTCGGCGGAGGAGAGTGCGGCACTGAAGAGCTGGTTTCGCAGCTATCTGGAATGGATGAAGACTAGCGATAAGGGAAGGACGGAGCGGGATGCGCTCAACAATCACGCGACCTGCTGGGCCTTGCAGGCTTCGGAGTTTGCGCGGCTGATTGGAGATAGCGAAACGCGGGAACAGGTCCATCGGCAATACACTGACGTTCTTTTGCCCGGGCAATTGGGGGTGGATGGGTCGTTTCCAAAAGAGTTGGTCAGGACCAAGCCTTACAGTTATTCGATCTTCAATTTCGATGTGATGGCGGCGCTTTGTCAATCCCTGAAAGGCACGGGAACTGACCTGTTTTCGTTCCGGTTGGCGGATGGACGCGGGATTTGCAAGGCTGCGGAGTTTTTGTATCCGTATCTGAAGGATAAGAGCGGGTGGCCTTATGCCAAAGATGTCGAACACTTTGACGCGCTGCCGGTGCGGTCTCCGGGATTGCTGTTCGCGGGGCTGGCGTGTGATCGGCAGCAGTATATCGCTTTGTGGAAGACGCTGAATCCAGATCCCGAGGATGCGGAGATTATTCGCAACTATCCGGTGCGGCAGCCGCTGCTTTGGGTTTGA
- a CDS encoding class I SAM-dependent methyltransferase, with protein sequence MTALAVASRRAAHLILDSPAILDDPFAVPLLGTAFHADPVRHADPRARAFRAFIVARSRYAEDNLAFAVAAGATQYVVLGAGLDTFACRNPFPNLAVFEVDFPATQEWKRGMLRSAAIPEPANLTFVPLDFEHRTLKDGLAEGGFHANLPTFFSWLGVVPYLTLPAFRSTLDLIAAMPVGSGITFDYALSDEELSPTLQRARKSLAARVAAAGEPFRLFFRSEQMENELRSAGFQRTEQLDSIEINQRYFSNRSDGLALPEEGLGKLATAWVE encoded by the coding sequence ATGACCGCCCTGGCCGTCGCCAGCCGCCGCGCCGCCCACCTGATTCTTGATAGCCCCGCAATCCTCGACGATCCCTTCGCCGTGCCGCTCCTCGGAACTGCCTTCCACGCCGATCCGGTGCGCCACGCCGACCCCAGGGCGCGAGCTTTTCGCGCCTTCATCGTTGCCCGCAGCCGCTACGCCGAAGACAACCTGGCCTTTGCCGTCGCCGCCGGTGCAACCCAGTACGTCGTCCTCGGCGCCGGTCTCGACACCTTCGCCTGCCGCAATCCCTTCCCAAATCTCGCAGTCTTCGAAGTCGACTTTCCCGCCACTCAGGAGTGGAAGCGAGGCATGTTGCGTTCTGCGGCTATCCCGGAACCGGCCAATCTCACTTTTGTCCCTCTCGATTTCGAACACCGCACCTTAAAGGATGGCCTCGCCGAAGGCGGCTTCCACGCCAATCTTCCAACCTTCTTCAGTTGGCTGGGAGTCGTGCCCTACCTCACTCTTCCCGCTTTCCGTTCGACCCTCGATCTGATCGCGGCCATGCCCGTAGGCAGCGGCATCACCTTCGACTACGCCCTCTCGGACGAAGAACTCAGCCCCACCCTTCAGCGTGCCCGCAAATCCCTGGCCGCCCGCGTAGCCGCCGCCGGAGAACCATTCCGTCTCTTTTTCCGTTCAGAACAGATGGAAAACGAACTCAGATCCGCCGGCTTTCAGCGAACCGAGCAACTCGATTCCATCGAAATCAATCAGCGCTACTTCTCTAATCGCTCCGACGGCCTCGCGCTTCCTGAAGAAGGCCTCGGCAAACTCGCCACAGCCTGGGTTGAATGA